From a single Endozoicomonas euniceicola genomic region:
- the sfsA gene encoding DNA/RNA nuclease SfsA, with the protein MKYPEILQEGRLIRRYKRFMADIERADGQQITLHCPNTGSMKNCLYPGKRVWYSDSHNPKRKYPCTWELAEIPVVFDGNEQMTLAGMNTGRANPLVEELLQAGRVEALAQYSTIRREVKYGSENSRIDFLLTQDGLPDCYLEVKSVTLAMGEGLGLFPDAVTSRGARHLRELREICEKGGRAVLFFCVQHTGIDRVAPADEIDPEYGRTLREAIRAGVEVMAWGADISTVQIELTKELLVLVG; encoded by the coding sequence ATGAAATATCCAGAAATTCTTCAGGAAGGACGTTTAATCCGTCGCTACAAACGCTTTATGGCAGACATTGAGCGGGCAGATGGTCAGCAAATTACGTTGCATTGCCCGAATACCGGCTCCATGAAAAATTGCCTGTATCCCGGTAAGCGGGTCTGGTATTCCGACTCCCATAACCCCAAACGAAAATACCCCTGCACCTGGGAGCTGGCGGAAATCCCTGTGGTGTTCGATGGCAATGAACAAATGACTCTGGCGGGTATGAATACTGGCCGGGCCAATCCACTGGTGGAAGAGTTGCTCCAGGCCGGCAGGGTAGAAGCACTGGCGCAGTACAGTACTATCCGTCGGGAGGTGAAATATGGCTCGGAAAACAGCCGGATCGATTTTCTGCTGACTCAGGACGGTTTGCCGGACTGTTACCTTGAAGTGAAAAGCGTGACCCTGGCAATGGGCGAAGGTCTGGGTTTATTTCCCGATGCGGTCACCAGCCGGGGAGCCAGGCATCTGCGGGAGCTCCGGGAAATCTGCGAAAAAGGGGGGCGGGCTGTTCTGTTTTTCTGTGTTCAGCATACCGGTATTGACCGGGTGGCACCTGCGGATGAGATTGATCCGGAGTACGGTCGAACCCTGCGTGAAGCTATCAGGGCTGGCGTTGAAGTGATGGCATGGGGGGCGGATATTTCAACGGTGCAAATTGAGCTGACAAAAGAGTTGCTTGTGCTGGTTGGGTAA
- the gluQRS gene encoding tRNA glutamyl-Q(34) synthetase GluQRS → MTASPYIGRFAPSPTGPLHFGSLVAALASYLDARHQNGTWLVRMEDIDPPREQPGAASKILKALEVYGLHWDGEILYQSQRSSLYEDAIEQLRKRQAIYPCVCSRKQLQPYHGIYPGLCRSASLTDLPDKPYAWRLNSHDEVIAFNDRIQGQQRFDMKTLGDFIVKRKEKLYAYQLAVCVDDEFQKITHIVRGHDLIDSTPRQISLQSALGMNRVTYAHIPVIVQDNGDKLSKQNLAPELSLDEPRPLLAKALQALGQQPPKGLKEESIEDIINWGMENWNLNKIARSSSLPESDI, encoded by the coding sequence ATGACCGCTTCGCCGTACATTGGACGATTTGCCCCTTCCCCGACCGGCCCCCTGCACTTCGGCTCGCTGGTCGCAGCTCTGGCCAGTTATCTTGATGCCCGACACCAGAACGGCACCTGGCTGGTGCGTATGGAAGATATCGACCCACCCAGGGAACAACCGGGTGCTGCCAGTAAAATTCTTAAAGCGCTGGAGGTCTATGGGTTGCACTGGGATGGCGAGATACTCTATCAAAGCCAGCGCAGCAGCCTTTATGAAGACGCCATAGAACAGCTGCGAAAACGGCAGGCTATTTACCCCTGCGTCTGTTCACGCAAGCAGTTGCAGCCATACCATGGCATTTATCCGGGACTTTGTCGTAGCGCTTCCCTTACCGACCTTCCGGATAAACCTTATGCCTGGCGGCTGAACAGCCATGATGAAGTGATTGCGTTCAACGACCGGATTCAGGGGCAGCAACGCTTTGATATGAAAACGCTGGGCGACTTTATCGTAAAGCGTAAAGAAAAACTGTATGCCTATCAGCTGGCGGTCTGTGTAGACGACGAGTTTCAGAAAATTACCCATATTGTACGCGGACACGACCTGATTGATTCCACTCCCCGACAAATCAGTCTGCAATCAGCACTGGGCATGAATAGAGTGACTTATGCCCATATTCCGGTGATTGTTCAGGATAATGGTGACAAGCTCAGCAAACAGAACCTGGCTCCCGAACTGTCTCTGGATGAACCCCGGCCATTGCTGGCGAAAGCGTTGCAGGCATTGGGGCAGCAACCTCCGAAAGGCCTGAAGGAAGAAAGCATAGAAGATATCATCAACTGGGGCATGGAAAACTGGAACCTGAACAAGATCGCCAGATCTTCTTCCCTGCCGGAAAGTGATATCTGA
- the tnpA gene encoding IS200/IS605 family transposase, translating to MSTHNKDLLKGYLRKRHSVTKLVVHLVFTTKYRRKLFDGYMIKQLRESFESACEKLECQLLEMDGEKDHVHLLVAYPPKLAISVMVNNLKSTSSRRLRMLNTHLTAQSKAGLMWSRSYFACSAGGATIETLKDYVNSQSTPD from the coding sequence GTGAGCACACACAATAAAGATTTGCTTAAAGGGTATCTTCGCAAACGACATAGCGTTACCAAGCTGGTTGTTCATTTGGTGTTCACGACAAAGTACAGGCGAAAGCTTTTTGATGGCTATATGATCAAGCAGTTACGGGAGTCGTTCGAGAGTGCATGTGAAAAACTGGAATGCCAGTTACTTGAAATGGATGGCGAAAAAGATCACGTACACCTGTTGGTGGCCTACCCACCAAAACTGGCTATCAGTGTCATGGTAAATAATCTCAAATCAACATCATCACGACGGTTGCGAATGCTGAATACCCACCTTACTGCTCAGAGCAAAGCAGGCTTAATGTGGTCAAGGTCTTACTTTGCTTGCAGTGCTGGCGGTGCAACTATCGAGACCCTGAAGGACTACGTTAATAGCCAGAGTACACCAGATTGA
- a CDS encoding energy transducer TonB gives MPRKLIFTLLASIAAHAAVAYQLIYKVEEEQHTISMGSVKAPISMTFSTVTLPEPEPQPEPKPKPKPKKAEPPPEPKPEPPEPKKDAVIIPDPIVQKSVQESIQEEPEPEEEIVEEEAPEPVMEQVVASALEETMVEGLSDEPVFVSEPEIVNWTRPRYPRSAQRRNQQGIVMLEVTVDENGSALTISVIESSGFDALDRSAVAAVENWEFKPQKRNNHFVQSLVHVPVAFQLN, from the coding sequence ATGCCTAGGAAACTGATTTTCACATTGCTTGCTTCCATTGCCGCTCATGCCGCAGTGGCGTATCAGCTCATCTATAAGGTGGAAGAGGAGCAGCACACCATCAGCATGGGCAGTGTCAAAGCGCCGATCAGCATGACATTTTCAACGGTGACGCTGCCTGAGCCAGAGCCTCAGCCAGAGCCTAAACCCAAGCCGAAACCCAAAAAAGCAGAGCCGCCTCCCGAACCGAAGCCTGAACCCCCCGAACCGAAAAAAGATGCGGTGATCATTCCTGATCCTATTGTTCAAAAGAGTGTTCAAGAGAGTATTCAGGAAGAGCCAGAACCCGAAGAAGAAATCGTCGAGGAAGAGGCTCCCGAACCGGTGATGGAACAGGTGGTAGCAAGCGCCCTTGAAGAAACCATGGTCGAAGGCCTGAGCGATGAACCGGTCTTCGTCAGTGAACCGGAAATCGTCAACTGGACCCGGCCCCGCTACCCTCGCTCGGCACAGCGTCGTAACCAGCAGGGTATTGTCATGCTGGAAGTTACCGTTGACGAAAATGGCTCGGCATTAACCATATCGGTCATAGAGTCTTCCGGCTTCGATGCCCTCGACAGGTCGGCTGTTGCCGCCGTAGAGAACTGGGAGTTCAAACCCCAGAAACGTAACAACCATTTTGTTCAGTCACTGGTGCATGTACCCGTGGCTTTCCAGCTGAATTAA
- a CDS encoding FecCD family ABC transporter permease, whose product MNRSRKSTTLLVGLGILLPLTMIFSVGTGPISIPSGDIISLLLERLGLIHSDIPEHTRLIVESIRLPRTLLGVLVGSSLAIGGAAMQGLFRNPLADPSIIGVASGAALGAAIAIVLGGVLLSDFPVLIQNYSVSLLAFTGSCLTTFVVYKMGTTSNGTSVATMLLAGVAITALAGAGLGVLTYISDDSTLRNLTFWQMGSIAGATWNSVLICLSLLAPVVLLLCRYGSILNAMLLGESEARHLGINVQSAKLTLIVLTALVVGVSVSVAGIIGFVGLVVPHLIRMMVGPDHKVLLPASAMLGGTLLLLADMIARVIVSPAELPIGIVTALMGAPFFISLLWQQRKRIA is encoded by the coding sequence ATGAACCGAAGTCGTAAGTCGACCACACTGCTGGTCGGCCTGGGCATTCTTCTGCCATTAACCATGATTTTCTCTGTTGGAACCGGACCGATTTCCATTCCTTCCGGAGACATCATCAGCCTGCTGCTGGAACGCCTGGGATTAATCCACAGCGATATCCCTGAACATACACGTTTAATTGTCGAATCCATTCGTCTGCCGAGAACCCTGCTGGGTGTACTGGTTGGAAGCTCACTGGCTATTGGTGGTGCCGCCATGCAGGGGTTGTTCCGAAACCCGCTGGCTGACCCCAGTATTATCGGTGTTGCCAGTGGTGCAGCTCTCGGGGCAGCCATCGCGATCGTTCTCGGTGGCGTATTGCTGAGTGACTTTCCTGTCTTAATCCAAAACTACAGCGTGTCGCTGCTGGCATTCACTGGCAGCTGCTTAACAACATTCGTCGTCTATAAGATGGGCACAACGAGCAACGGCACGTCAGTGGCTACCATGCTGCTGGCAGGTGTTGCCATTACCGCCCTGGCAGGCGCAGGTCTTGGGGTACTGACGTATATTTCTGACGACTCCACTCTTAGAAATCTCACCTTCTGGCAGATGGGCAGCATTGCCGGAGCCACCTGGAACTCTGTACTGATCTGCCTGTCATTGTTAGCGCCTGTTGTGTTGCTGCTGTGCCGCTACGGTTCAATCCTTAATGCCATGCTGCTGGGAGAGTCAGAGGCTCGCCATCTGGGCATCAATGTTCAGAGCGCCAAACTGACCCTGATTGTGTTAACCGCCCTGGTGGTGGGTGTGTCGGTGTCCGTGGCCGGAATCATTGGCTTTGTCGGTCTCGTGGTGCCACACCTGATCCGGATGATGGTCGGCCCGGATCACAAGGTTCTGCTCCCGGCGTCCGCCATGCTCGGCGGAACCCTGCTGCTGCTGGCCGATATGATTGCCCGTGTTATCGTCAGCCCGGCGGAACTGCCCATTGGCATTGTTACGGCGTTGATGGGCGCACCGTTCTTTATTTCCCTGCTATGGCAGCAACGCAAGAGGATTGCCTGA
- a CDS encoding ExbD/TolR family protein: MIRINNGEETNASFPAADLTPLLDVVFIVMVFLLFTANAQTLSLPVNLPEASREQAEVTHEPKTLTVSILSEGKPWAVSEERYDSFEAFTAALLSEVKAEPDTTVLVAGDEEAPLGNLVKLMMFLSENDITAAQVLMEDA; the protein is encoded by the coding sequence ATGATTCGCATTAACAACGGTGAAGAAACCAATGCCTCTTTCCCGGCGGCTGACCTGACCCCGTTGCTGGATGTGGTCTTTATCGTGATGGTCTTTCTGCTGTTTACGGCGAACGCTCAGACACTGAGCCTGCCAGTGAATCTGCCGGAAGCCAGCCGGGAACAGGCCGAAGTGACCCATGAACCGAAAACCTTAACCGTCAGCATTCTTTCAGAAGGTAAACCCTGGGCCGTTTCTGAAGAACGCTATGACAGCTTTGAAGCCTTTACCGCCGCTCTGTTGAGTGAAGTAAAAGCCGAACCGGACACTACGGTTCTGGTAGCGGGTGACGAAGAGGCACCACTGGGGAACCTGGTCAAACTGATGATGTTTCTCAGTGAAAACGATATCACCGCAGCCCAGGTATTAATGGAGGACGCCTGA
- a CDS encoding RNA-guided endonuclease InsQ/TnpB family protein → MLRATKVRIYPTSEQAEFLDRQFDAVRFVWNKALAIKVHYYKVRGQSLSPKKHLKPLLAKAKKSRKYSWLKNADSIALQQATINLDTAFQNFFNPKLQARFPRFKKKHGKQSSYHCTSVSVGDNWIKIPKCKPIRAKVHREIVGKVKSITLSRTLTGKYFASILADDTQEQPKQIDNLEANQVVGVDMGIADLAITSTGHKTGNPRFLKKAQRNLKRKQQALSRCKKGSKGRHKARLLVAKAHERVAFARNDFQHKLSKQLIDENQAVIVETLKVKNMLKNKRLARSIADAGWHSLITKLEYKAKQEGKHLVKIDQWFASSKTCSVCDLKQEKMPLRIRSWECSCGAIHDRDINAARNIKKQGILKLKAEGLSVSADGGLRKSGRLSVAA, encoded by the coding sequence ATGCTGAGAGCCACCAAAGTACGAATCTATCCAACATCGGAGCAGGCGGAATTTCTCGACCGTCAGTTTGATGCTGTGCGGTTCGTATGGAACAAGGCCCTGGCTATTAAGGTTCATTATTACAAGGTTCGTGGGCAGAGCCTTTCTCCCAAAAAACACCTGAAGCCCTTGCTGGCAAAAGCCAAGAAAAGCCGAAAGTACTCATGGCTGAAAAACGCTGACTCTATTGCACTGCAACAGGCCACTATCAATCTGGATACGGCCTTTCAAAACTTTTTCAATCCCAAATTGCAGGCAAGATTTCCTCGCTTCAAGAAAAAGCATGGCAAGCAAAGTAGCTACCATTGTACGTCTGTCTCTGTGGGCGATAACTGGATAAAAATCCCCAAGTGCAAGCCCATAAGGGCTAAAGTGCATCGTGAAATAGTGGGTAAGGTGAAGTCTATCACCCTGAGCAGAACGCTAACCGGCAAGTATTTTGCCTCCATATTGGCTGATGATACCCAGGAACAACCAAAACAGATTGATAATCTCGAAGCTAATCAGGTTGTCGGTGTTGATATGGGGATTGCTGATCTGGCTATCACCAGTACCGGCCATAAGACTGGCAATCCTCGCTTTCTGAAAAAAGCACAACGTAACCTGAAAAGAAAACAACAGGCTCTATCTCGCTGCAAGAAAGGCTCAAAAGGTAGGCACAAAGCCCGTTTATTGGTGGCAAAGGCGCATGAGCGTGTAGCCTTTGCCCGTAATGATTTTCAGCATAAGCTATCAAAACAACTCATCGACGAAAACCAAGCGGTGATTGTGGAGACACTGAAAGTTAAAAACATGCTCAAGAACAAGCGTCTTGCTCGTTCTATTGCTGATGCTGGCTGGCATTCACTGATAACCAAACTCGAATACAAGGCAAAGCAGGAAGGTAAACATCTGGTGAAGATAGACCAGTGGTTTGCATCCTCTAAAACTTGCTCAGTCTGCGATTTGAAACAGGAAAAAATGCCATTGAGAATCCGATCATGGGAGTGTAGCTGTGGTGCTATCCATGACCGGGATATTAATGCAGCTCGCAATATCAAGAAGCAAGGCATATTGAAATTAAAGGCGGAAGGACTGTCCGTTTCTGCTGATGGAGGCTTGCGTAAATCCGGCAGATTGTCGGTTGCTGCCTAA
- a CDS encoding MotA/TolQ/ExbB proton channel family protein — MIAEQIASMGMMGWPLAVASCLSFALILERLITYATLPSLGRKGMHTLFDEVRGCASCRNTKDSVCKSLRTGKGIRQGIAVLLSHSSASKTMREEVAGLWLLKQKRTLHSWLKPLMLIGILAPMLGLLGTVMGLIDMFRNIAAVQGPVTPDILADGLWVAMFTTAFGLMVAIPSLAAAHGLGVWANHYMSRLEFAMNHANLLLEGLKMDEHGLADEAEGTACLKAVAA; from the coding sequence ATGATCGCGGAACAGATTGCTTCAATGGGAATGATGGGGTGGCCGCTGGCTGTTGCGTCCTGTCTAAGCTTTGCCCTGATTCTTGAACGGCTTATTACCTACGCTACGCTGCCGTCTCTGGGCCGCAAGGGTATGCACACCCTGTTTGATGAAGTACGAGGCTGCGCCAGCTGCCGTAACACGAAAGACAGCGTGTGCAAAAGCCTCCGCACAGGCAAAGGCATACGACAGGGTATTGCTGTTTTACTGAGCCACAGCAGTGCCAGCAAAACCATGCGCGAAGAGGTGGCCGGCCTGTGGCTGCTCAAGCAGAAACGCACCCTGCACTCCTGGCTCAAGCCCCTGATGCTGATTGGTATTCTGGCACCCATGCTGGGTCTGCTGGGTACAGTGATGGGCCTGATTGACATGTTCCGTAATATCGCAGCCGTCCAGGGGCCAGTGACACCGGATATTCTTGCTGATGGTCTGTGGGTTGCCATGTTCACCACCGCCTTTGGCCTGATGGTTGCCATTCCTTCTCTGGCAGCCGCGCACGGTCTGGGCGTTTGGGCGAACCACTACATGTCGCGCCTGGAGTTTGCCATGAACCACGCCAACCTGCTGCTGGAAGGCCTGAAGATGGATGAGCACGGTCTGGCCGATGAAGCCGAAGGTACCGCTTGCCTCAAGGCAGTCGCAGCATGA
- a CDS encoding RNA-guided endonuclease InsQ/TnpB family protein, with the protein MLRATKVRIYPTSEQAEFLDRQFDAVRFVWNKALAIKVHYYKVRGQSLSPKKHLKPLLAKAKKSRKYSWLKNADSIALQQATINLDTAFQNFFNPKLQARFPRFKKKHGKQSSYHCTSVSVGDNWIKIPKCKPIRAKVHREIVGKVKSVTLSRTLTGKYFASILADDTQEQPKQIDNLEANQVVGVDMGITDQAITSTGHKTGNPRFLKKAQRNLKRKQQALSRCKKGSKGRHKARLLVAKAHERVAFARNDFQHKLSKQLIDENQAVIVETLKVKNMLKNKRLARSIADAGWHSLITKLEYKAKQEGKHLVKIDQWFASSKTCSVCDLKQEKMPLRIRSWECSCGAIHDRDINAARNIKKQGILKLKAEGLSVSADGGLRKSGRLSVAA; encoded by the coding sequence ATGCTGAGAGCCACCAAAGTACGAATCTATCCAACATCAGAGCAGGCGGAATTTCTCGACCGTCAGTTTGATGCTGTGCGGTTCGTATGGAACAAGGCCCTGGCTATTAAGGTTCATTATTACAAGGTTCGTGGGCAGAGCCTTTCTCCCAAAAAACACCTGAAGCCCTTGCTGGCAAAAGCCAAGAAAAGCCGAAAGTACTCATGGCTGAAAAACGCTGACTCTATTGCACTGCAACAGGCCACTATCAATCTGGATACGGCCTTTCAAAACTTTTTCAATCCCAAATTGCAGGCAAGATTTCCTCGCTTCAAGAAAAAGCATGGCAAGCAAAGTAGCTACCATTGTACGTCTGTCTCTGTGGGCGATAACTGGATAAAAATCCCCAAGTGCAAGCCCATAAGGGCTAAAGTGCATCGTGAAATAGTGGGTAAGGTGAAGTCTGTCACCCTGAGCAGAACGCTAACCGGCAAGTATTTTGCCTCCATATTGGCTGATGATACCCAGGAACAACCAAAACAGATTGATAATCTTGAAGCTAATCAGGTTGTCGGTGTTGATATGGGGATTACTGATCAGGCTATCACCAGTACCGGCCATAAGACTGGCAATCCTCGCTTTCTGAAAAAAGCACAACGTAACCTGAAAAGAAAACAACAGGCTCTATCTCGCTGCAAGAAAGGCTCAAAAGGTAGGCACAAAGCCCGTTTATTGGTGGCAAAGGCGCATGAGCGTGTAGCCTTTGCCCGTAATGATTTTCAGCATAAGCTATCAAAACAACTCATCGACGAAAACCAAGCGGTGATTGTGGAGACACTGAAAGTTAAAAACATGCTCAAGAACAAGCGTCTTGCTCGTTCTATTGCTGATGCTGGCTGGCACTCACTGATAACCAAACTCGAATACAAGGCAAAGCAGGAAGGTAAACATCTGGTGAAGATAGACCAGTGGTTTGCATCCTCTAAAACTTGCTCAGTCTGCGATTTGAAACAGGAAAAAATGCCATTGAGAATCCGATCATGGGAGTGTAGCTGTGGTGCTATCCATGACCGGGATATTAATGCAGCTCGCAATATCAAGAAGCAAGGCATATTGAAATTAAAGGCGGAAGGACTGTCCGTTTCTGCTGATGGAGGCTTGCGTAAATCCGGCAGACTGTCGGTTGCTGCCTAA
- a CDS encoding heme/hemin ABC transporter substrate-binding protein, producing MKAFKRLSTIIIATLFAMAAQAKEISTPRIISAGSGVTEIIYALGAGDQIVAVDSISAYPEDVNSLPRLGYLKQLSAEGILAMQPSILIGTEDMGPPTTMEQLKSAGVNIATLPLKSDAESIQHRILSLAKILDKEQEGKQLWQSVSDSFAEARNIAGDQKKPTVLFMLAMGGRTPYVAGNNTAANSLIELAGGINPTASQFASYKPLSNEALLQLAPDVVLYSDQGKGTTPRQLIDMQPVLQQTPAGKSGRMIAIEPNMLLGGLGPRTGELAVELAKAFFPAKS from the coding sequence GTGAAAGCTTTTAAACGATTATCAACGATTATCATCGCCACCCTGTTTGCCATGGCGGCTCAGGCAAAAGAGATTTCCACGCCACGGATTATCTCAGCCGGCAGCGGCGTTACCGAAATCATTTACGCCCTTGGGGCAGGTGACCAGATTGTTGCTGTTGATTCCATCAGTGCTTACCCGGAAGACGTCAACAGCCTGCCACGGCTTGGGTATCTCAAACAGCTGTCGGCCGAGGGCATTCTTGCCATGCAACCTTCGATCCTGATTGGCACTGAGGATATGGGGCCACCCACGACCATGGAGCAGTTAAAAAGTGCCGGTGTGAATATCGCCACCCTGCCTCTGAAGAGCGATGCCGAAAGTATTCAGCACCGTATTCTGTCCCTGGCAAAAATCCTGGATAAAGAGCAGGAAGGTAAACAACTCTGGCAGTCTGTCTCAGACTCGTTTGCGGAAGCCAGAAACATTGCTGGAGACCAGAAAAAGCCAACCGTATTGTTTATGCTGGCCATGGGTGGGCGCACCCCTTACGTAGCGGGTAACAATACAGCCGCTAACTCCCTGATCGAACTGGCAGGTGGCATTAACCCGACAGCCAGTCAGTTTGCCAGCTATAAGCCTCTGTCCAATGAAGCGCTGCTGCAGCTGGCACCGGATGTTGTGCTTTATTCAGATCAGGGCAAAGGTACAACCCCCCGACAACTGATCGACATGCAGCCTGTTTTACAACAGACTCCGGCTGGTAAAAGCGGGCGCATGATTGCCATTGAGCCGAACATGCTCCTGGGAGGGCTTGGTCCCCGAACCGGTGAGCTGGCCGTAGAACTGGCAAAAGCCTTTTTTCCCGCTAAATCCTGA
- a CDS encoding heme ABC transporter ATP-binding protein gives MSLDIQNATVNVGSKTLLNDVSLRVEPGQVVTVLGPNGAGKSTLMKVACGERRLSSGKVLLNHREQWDLRQKALMLGVLPQSSSLSFPFTVQEVVMLGRTPCSSNRQENLSIIEQALDKVDACHLSQRQYTTLSGGERQRVHMARVLAQIWDKSDRGDRFLLLDEPTSALDPAHQQLTLQIARQQADEQGMGVLVILHDLNLAARYSDQLVILQKGQVAAQGNPWNVLTPEIVHSVFNIHVSVSDHPEHHCPLVITH, from the coding sequence ATGTCTCTGGACATTCAAAATGCCACGGTGAACGTGGGCAGTAAAACATTATTGAATGATGTCAGCCTCAGGGTTGAGCCGGGTCAGGTGGTGACGGTACTGGGACCGAATGGCGCGGGTAAAAGCACCCTGATGAAAGTCGCCTGCGGGGAACGTCGGCTATCGTCCGGAAAGGTATTGCTTAACCACCGGGAGCAGTGGGACCTCAGACAAAAAGCCCTGATGCTGGGCGTACTACCACAGTCGTCTTCCCTGAGTTTTCCTTTTACCGTTCAGGAAGTGGTTATGCTGGGGCGAACGCCCTGCTCCAGCAACCGTCAGGAGAACCTGTCGATTATCGAACAGGCTCTGGACAAGGTCGATGCCTGTCATTTGAGCCAGCGACAGTACACGACCCTGTCGGGCGGAGAACGCCAGCGGGTACACATGGCCAGGGTTCTGGCACAAATCTGGGACAAGAGTGACAGAGGTGATCGCTTTCTGCTGCTGGATGAACCCACATCAGCCCTTGATCCGGCCCACCAGCAACTGACTCTGCAAATCGCCAGACAGCAGGCCGATGAGCAGGGCATGGGCGTGCTGGTTATTCTGCATGACCTTAATCTGGCTGCCCGTTACTCTGATCAGCTGGTGATTCTGCAAAAGGGTCAGGTGGCTGCACAGGGGAACCCGTGGAACGTTTTGACACCGGAAATAGTCCACTCTGTATTCAACATTCATGTCTCTGTGTCGGATCACCCGGAACATCACTGCCCTCTGGTCATTACCCACTGA
- the tnpA gene encoding IS200/IS605 family transposase produces MSAHNKDLLKGYLRKRHSVTKLVVHLVFTTKYRRKLFDGYMIKQLRESFESACEKLECQLLEMDGEKDHAHLLVAYPPKLAISVMVNNLKSTSSRRLRMLNTHLTAQSKAGLMWSRSYFACSAGGATIETLKDYVNSQSTPD; encoded by the coding sequence GTGAGCGCACACAATAAAGATTTGCTTAAAGGGTATCTTCGCAAACGACATAGCGTTACCAAGCTGGTTGTTCATTTGGTGTTCACGACAAAGTACAGACGAAAGCTTTTTGATGGCTATATGATCAAGCAGTTACGGGAGTCGTTCGAGAGTGCATGTGAAAAACTGGAATGCCAGTTACTTGAAATGGATGGCGAAAAAGATCACGCACACCTGTTGGTGGCCTACCCACCAAAACTGGCTATCAGTGTCATGGTAAATAATCTCAAATCAACATCATCAAGACGGTTGCGAATGCTGAATACCCACCTTACTGCTCAGAGCAAAGCAGGCTTAATGTGGTCAAGGTCTTACTTTGCTTGCAGTGCTGGCGGTGCAACTATCGAGACTCTGAAGGACTACGTTAATAGCCAGAGTACACCAGATTGA
- the dksA gene encoding RNA polymerase-binding protein DksA — translation MSAQKKADQGNLLRSFTPYQEKDGEEYMNDKQVEHFTGILRQWKQELMEEVDRTVNHMQDEAANFPDPADRASQEEEFSLELRARDRERKLIRKIDKTLTRIEEEDYGFCDSCGVEIGVRRLEARPTATLCIDCKTLAEIKEKQLGH, via the coding sequence ATGTCAGCACAGAAAAAAGCGGATCAAGGTAATCTGCTCCGTTCCTTCACTCCATATCAGGAGAAGGACGGCGAAGAGTACATGAATGACAAACAGGTCGAGCACTTCACCGGCATCCTCAGGCAGTGGAAGCAGGAGTTGATGGAGGAAGTGGATCGCACCGTAAACCACATGCAGGACGAAGCAGCGAACTTCCCTGACCCGGCCGATCGTGCCAGTCAGGAAGAAGAGTTCAGCCTGGAACTTCGTGCCCGCGACCGTGAGCGCAAGCTTATTCGCAAGATTGATAAGACTCTGACTCGTATTGAAGAAGAGGACTATGGTTTCTGCGATTCCTGCGGTGTGGAGATCGGTGTTCGCCGTCTGGAAGCTCGTCCGACTGCGACACTTTGCATTGACTGCAAAACTCTGGCCGAGATCAAGGAAAAGCAGCTGGGTCACTAA